From Vicinamibacterales bacterium, one genomic window encodes:
- a CDS encoding K(+)-transporting ATPase subunit F — protein MTLDTILSLVVTAGLLVYLTYALLKPERF, from the coding sequence ATGACGCTCGACACCATCCTCAGTCTCGTCGTGACGGCGGGCCTGCTGGTCTACCTCACCTACGCGCTGTTGAAACCGGAGAGGTTCTAA
- a CDS encoding universal stress protein: protein MPEIARPSADQLLDRLRSETRARLRVYIGAAPGVGKTYRMLKDAVALKASGADIVVGLVETYGRVETDAQVADLEIVPKKALPHKGVELEEMDLDALLARKPQICVVDELAHTNVPGSRHEKRYQDVIELLDAGITVMTAVNVQHLETLNDLVSRVTGVRVRETVPDTFLDRADDVVNVDVTVEDLRARLRQGKIYRPEKIEQALTNFFREGNLSTLRELALRAVADEVGEKAASYRQREGLEPGLIPERVMVCTSASLSAPRVIRAGARIAGRLGARWYAVYVETPSELPERIGTADREQLQRNISLAESLGATVVRVKADRPADGLVAFAQREGITHVIFGQSSRTRLEILMKGSTLNRFLEEVKDAAVQVVPL from the coding sequence ATGCCGGAGATTGCGCGCCCATCGGCGGACCAGCTCCTGGACCGCCTGAGGAGCGAGACACGCGCCAGGCTGCGCGTCTACATCGGTGCCGCGCCAGGGGTCGGTAAGACGTACCGTATGCTCAAGGATGCGGTCGCGTTGAAGGCGAGCGGCGCCGACATCGTCGTCGGCCTGGTCGAGACCTACGGCCGCGTCGAGACGGACGCGCAGGTCGCTGACCTCGAGATCGTCCCGAAGAAGGCACTGCCGCACAAGGGGGTCGAACTCGAGGAGATGGATCTCGACGCGCTGCTCGCGCGCAAGCCGCAGATTTGCGTCGTCGACGAGCTCGCGCACACCAACGTGCCCGGCAGCCGGCACGAGAAGCGGTACCAGGACGTGATCGAGCTGCTCGACGCCGGCATCACCGTGATGACGGCCGTCAACGTCCAGCACCTCGAGACGCTCAACGATCTGGTCAGCCGCGTCACCGGCGTGCGCGTGCGCGAGACCGTGCCGGACACGTTCCTCGATCGCGCCGACGACGTCGTCAACGTCGACGTGACTGTCGAGGACCTGCGCGCCCGGCTCCGCCAGGGAAAGATCTACCGTCCGGAGAAGATCGAGCAGGCGCTGACCAACTTCTTCCGCGAGGGCAACCTGTCGACGCTGCGCGAGCTGGCGCTGCGCGCGGTCGCCGACGAAGTGGGGGAGAAGGCGGCGTCCTACCGCCAGCGCGAGGGGCTGGAGCCCGGGCTCATCCCCGAGCGCGTCATGGTATGCACGAGCGCCAGCCTCAGCGCGCCGCGCGTCATCCGGGCCGGGGCCCGCATCGCCGGCCGGCTCGGGGCGCGCTGGTACGCCGTCTACGTCGAGACGCCGTCGGAGCTGCCCGAGCGGATCGGGACGGCCGATCGCGAGCAGCTGCAGCGCAACATCTCCCTCGCCGAATCGCTCGGCGCGACGGTCGTGCGCGTCAAGGCGGACCGGCCCGCCGACGGCCTCGTCGCCTTCGCCCAGCGCGAGGGCATCACCCACGTCATCTTCGGCCAGTCGTCGCGGACGCGTTTGGAGATTCTGATGAAGGGGTCGACGCTCAACCGCTTTCTCGAAGAGGTCAAGGACGCGGCCGTACAGGTGGTGCCCTTATGA
- the mgtE gene encoding magnesium transporter, with protein MTTPPSTRVRIVLATRALVSFASASRAAALAIPDLGFAAFYVASIAIAGAGSAGPWLVLGAVGIGLLCRAIDVESWALLVPGGMPGRVERAFGARASLAASATVLVERLLAAALACEVFGHYAGTAAFAVSGVRRFVRQATIADVATAAALLLLGYLWIRARTGHLLGVRERVRNIWVSSAVLIGLVAGVWLTGIARTGWPGVVLPAFPIELRPSWSGVLPAAATIIGLLRALAWALPAIGGGEGLWRVAGELEPPRIRGLHRTAVIVGAFSVVVTAGSTFLFAGLIPEAARPAWMGAPLLALVAQLAAPRWLAALVTLALIVVAAFMLAQAARSALTAVETAVSRLSTRGVLSDMFRVAHPTFGTLARTVDTVAFAAAVVIVTSSGRVEWLARAYTASLAFSIVLHVAALIRLRARRGEPSIGAALPGRFAAAWWGPALWAVLALLALPELALLGYRDAPTMTATLMLLAVAVTLVMSRGEFAPAAPLAEFDAFQLRPSDELSLERVDPRPGCLLVSVRNPHALMHVAAALRTPRDRDIVVMTARLRDVDVEEDGLDDTTPTAAEQLLFARVLAIAERYARPVRLLVVPASDVFDAIVAALARLQASELYVGESATLSAEAQARFLGEAWERGPHRVAGDVRLVIHHASGRADIFHIGAHAPALSARDLELIHSIWLDAARSIGPHIHHHDVVRAALTQMAQQLNGPERDSALQAIRQVAKPADELATAVRTRDFTQLRDIVRNRPAADLAELLADLNLDDQAVVFRLLPRRDAAATFEYLAQDAREALLKTLSKEDVAGLLNNMAPDDRTMFLEELPATATRELLALLTPKERAIAVTLLGYPEHTVGRLMTPDYVAVHEDWTVQQVLDYVRTHGQDSETLNVIYVVDPQGGLTDDIRIREFLLTDPARKVSDLMDRRFVALKATDDQQTAVAAFRQHDRSALPVTDTAGVLIGIVTIDDVLDVAESEATKDIQRIGGSEALDEPYMEIGFLKMVQKRAGWLTALFLGEMLTATAMGFFEHEIEKAVLLALFVPLIISSGGNSGSQASTLVIRALALGELTLRDWWKVMRRELGAGLALGTILAIVGFLRITVWSAFSDIYGQHWLLLAFTVAFALVGVVMWGTLIGSLLPLLLRRLGFDPATSSAPFVATLVDVTGLVIYFSVALVVLRGTLL; from the coding sequence ATGACCACGCCGCCGTCGACACGTGTGCGCATCGTGCTCGCCACGCGCGCGCTGGTGTCGTTCGCGTCGGCGTCGCGGGCCGCGGCGCTGGCGATCCCCGACCTGGGGTTCGCGGCTTTTTACGTGGCATCGATAGCGATTGCCGGCGCCGGATCCGCCGGCCCGTGGCTGGTGCTCGGCGCGGTCGGTATCGGCCTCCTCTGCCGGGCCATCGACGTCGAGAGCTGGGCGCTCCTGGTGCCGGGCGGTATGCCCGGGCGCGTCGAGCGGGCGTTCGGGGCGCGAGCCTCGCTGGCCGCATCGGCGACGGTCCTCGTCGAGCGCCTCCTCGCCGCAGCCCTCGCGTGCGAGGTCTTCGGCCACTACGCCGGCACGGCCGCGTTCGCGGTGTCCGGGGTGCGTCGATTCGTGCGCCAGGCGACGATCGCCGACGTCGCGACCGCGGCGGCGCTGCTCCTGCTGGGCTATCTCTGGATCCGCGCTCGAACCGGCCACCTGCTCGGCGTCCGCGAGCGGGTGCGGAACATCTGGGTGTCCTCGGCGGTGCTGATCGGCCTGGTGGCCGGGGTCTGGCTCACGGGCATCGCGCGGACCGGCTGGCCGGGCGTCGTCCTGCCGGCTTTTCCGATCGAGCTGCGGCCGTCGTGGTCGGGCGTGCTGCCGGCCGCGGCGACGATCATCGGCCTGCTGCGGGCGCTCGCTTGGGCGCTCCCGGCGATCGGCGGCGGCGAGGGCCTGTGGCGGGTCGCCGGCGAGCTCGAGCCGCCGCGGATCCGCGGCCTGCACCGCACGGCCGTCATCGTCGGCGCATTCTCGGTGGTCGTGACCGCCGGCTCGACGTTTCTCTTCGCCGGGCTCATCCCTGAAGCCGCGAGGCCAGCCTGGATGGGCGCGCCCCTGCTCGCCCTGGTGGCGCAGCTCGCGGCGCCGAGGTGGCTGGCGGCGCTGGTCACGCTCGCCCTGATTGTGGTGGCCGCGTTCATGCTCGCGCAGGCGGCGCGATCGGCGCTGACGGCGGTGGAAACCGCGGTGAGCCGCCTGTCGACGCGCGGCGTGCTGTCGGACATGTTCCGCGTCGCCCATCCGACGTTCGGCACGCTCGCCCGGACGGTCGACACGGTCGCCTTCGCCGCGGCCGTCGTCATCGTGACGAGCAGCGGGCGCGTCGAATGGCTGGCGCGGGCCTACACGGCGAGCCTGGCGTTCTCGATCGTCCTGCACGTGGCCGCCCTGATCCGGCTGCGCGCCAGGCGCGGCGAACCGTCGATCGGTGCGGCGCTGCCCGGGCGCTTCGCGGCGGCCTGGTGGGGACCGGCGCTGTGGGCGGTGCTGGCGCTGCTGGCGCTGCCGGAGCTGGCCCTCCTTGGGTACCGCGACGCTCCGACGATGACCGCGACGCTAATGCTGCTGGCGGTCGCGGTCACCTTGGTCATGTCGCGCGGCGAGTTCGCGCCGGCGGCGCCGCTTGCCGAGTTCGACGCCTTCCAGCTGCGTCCGTCCGACGAGCTGTCACTGGAGCGCGTCGATCCACGACCAGGCTGCCTGCTGGTGTCGGTGCGCAATCCGCACGCGCTGATGCACGTGGCGGCGGCTCTCCGGACGCCCCGCGACCGCGACATCGTCGTCATGACCGCGCGGCTGCGCGATGTCGACGTCGAGGAGGACGGACTCGACGACACGACGCCAACCGCCGCGGAGCAGCTGCTCTTCGCGCGGGTGCTGGCGATTGCCGAGCGCTATGCCAGGCCGGTGCGGCTGCTGGTCGTACCGGCGAGCGACGTCTTCGACGCGATCGTCGCGGCGCTGGCGCGGCTGCAGGCGTCGGAGCTCTACGTCGGCGAGTCGGCGACGCTCTCGGCGGAGGCGCAGGCGAGGTTCCTCGGCGAGGCGTGGGAGCGCGGGCCTCACCGAGTCGCCGGCGATGTTCGCCTGGTCATTCACCACGCCAGCGGCCGCGCCGACATCTTCCACATCGGCGCCCACGCGCCGGCGCTCAGCGCACGCGATCTCGAGCTGATTCACAGCATCTGGCTGGATGCCGCCAGGTCCATCGGTCCTCATATCCATCATCACGACGTCGTCAGAGCCGCATTGACTCAAATGGCCCAACAACTGAACGGTCCAGAGCGCGACAGCGCACTGCAGGCGATACGGCAGGTGGCCAAGCCCGCCGACGAGCTTGCCACCGCCGTCCGCACGCGCGACTTCACGCAGCTTCGCGACATCGTCAGGAACCGCCCGGCGGCGGATCTCGCCGAGCTGCTCGCTGACCTGAATCTCGACGACCAGGCGGTGGTGTTCCGGCTCCTGCCGCGCCGCGACGCCGCGGCGACATTCGAGTATCTCGCGCAGGACGCCCGCGAGGCGCTGCTCAAGACGCTGTCGAAAGAGGACGTCGCCGGCCTGCTCAACAACATGGCGCCAGACGACCGCACCATGTTCCTGGAGGAACTGCCCGCCACCGCCACCCGCGAACTGCTCGCGCTGCTCACGCCGAAAGAGCGGGCGATCGCCGTCACCCTGCTGGGCTATCCCGAACACACGGTCGGGCGCCTGATGACGCCCGACTATGTGGCCGTCCACGAGGACTGGACCGTTCAGCAGGTGCTCGACTACGTGCGCACGCACGGGCAGGACTCCGAGACGCTGAACGTCATCTACGTCGTCGATCCGCAGGGCGGGCTGACCGACGACATCCGGATCCGCGAGTTCCTGCTCACCGATCCGGCGCGCAAGGTGTCGGACCTGATGGACCGCCGCTTCGTCGCGTTGAAGGCCACCGACGATCAGCAGACCGCGGTGGCCGCCTTCCGCCAGCACGATCGCTCGGCGCTGCCGGTCACCGACACCGCCGGAGTCCTGATCGGCATCGTCACAATCGACGACGTGCTCGACGTGGCCGAGAGCGAGGCGACGAAAGACATCCAGCGCATCGGCGGTTCGGAGGCGCTCGACGAACCGTACATGGAGATCGGCTTCCTCAAGATGGTGCAGAAGCGGGCCGGCTGGCTGACGGCGCTGTTCCTCGGCGAAATGCTGACCGCCACGGCGATGGGGTTCTTCGAGCATGAGATCGAGAAGGCGGTGCTGCTCGCGCTGTTCGTGCCGCTCATCATCTCGAGCGGCGGCAATTCGGGGTCGCAGGCCTCGACGCTGGTGATCCGCGCGCTGGCGCTCGGCGAGCTGACGCTGCGCGACTGGTGGAAGGTGATGCGGCGCGAGCTGGGGGCGGGGCTCGCGCTTGGTACGATCCTGGCCATCGTCGGCTTCCTGCGCATTACGGTGTGGTCGGCCTTCTCCGACATCTACGGACAGCACTGGCTCCTGCTGGCATTTACCGTCGCCTTCGCGCTGGTCGGGGTGGTGATGTGGGGCACGTTGATCGGATCGCTGCTGCCGCTGCTGCTGCGCCGGCTTGGCTTCGATCCGGCCACGTCCTCCGCCCCGTTCGTCGCGACGCTCGTTGACGTCACCGGGCTGGTGATCTACTTCTCGGTGGCATTGGTGGTGCTGCGCGGGACGTTGCTTTAG
- a CDS encoding sodium:solute symporter family protein, whose amino-acid sequence MHLQPIDWLIAAIILVVCFFPALFFGRLAGRSTSEFFVSGRSVPWWLAGLSMVATTFSSDTPNWVTQQVRQYGVAGNWQWWAFVLSGVATVFFFARLWRRSGVMTDLEFYELRYSGAAASVVRGFRAVYLGLFFNCFIMAMVTLAACKIANILFGLAPWQTIAVCGVLNVIFAAHAGLWGVLVIDMVQFFVKMTAVVAAAYFSLKAVAQHAGLGDSALVGLHTLVHTLGGQQVIMHGASPVASAIDGTGQPYLALLPNFSTGELALMIFIVPVAIGWWANWYPGSEPGGGSYIAQRMLASRSEKDALAGTLFFNLAHYVIRPWPWIITALCSILVFPELKDIQAAFPNADPTLIGHDSAFSAMLMFMPAGFVGLMVGGLIAANSSTILTHLNWGSSYLVHDFYRRFLRPTADERHYVAVGRLCTLVLYVVAACLSRLLESAQDAFEVLISIGAGTGLLYILRWYWWRINAWCEVVAMVSSFSISVTFFLMRKAGHPLPFADSVIYSVAFTTLAWLVTAFVGSQTSRERLVAFYRQVHPSGPGWTPIRIAAGISDAEAAATEDSLFRAAIGWIAGCLTIWSALFGIGELLYGRSLQALGLTAVFAVSAGVLVYTVNTLWTDSRRNANFDPVEAP is encoded by the coding sequence ATGCATCTTCAGCCGATCGACTGGCTGATCGCCGCGATCATCCTCGTCGTCTGCTTCTTCCCGGCGCTCTTCTTCGGCAGGCTGGCCGGACGGAGCACCTCGGAGTTCTTTGTGTCGGGTCGCTCGGTGCCATGGTGGCTCGCGGGCCTGTCGATGGTCGCCACGACGTTCAGCAGCGACACGCCGAACTGGGTGACGCAGCAGGTGCGGCAGTACGGTGTCGCGGGCAACTGGCAGTGGTGGGCGTTCGTCCTGAGCGGCGTCGCCACGGTGTTCTTCTTCGCGCGGCTCTGGCGCCGGTCGGGGGTGATGACCGACCTCGAGTTCTACGAGCTCCGCTACTCGGGCGCCGCGGCATCCGTCGTGCGCGGGTTCCGCGCTGTCTACCTGGGACTGTTCTTCAACTGTTTCATCATGGCGATGGTCACGCTCGCCGCCTGCAAGATCGCCAACATCCTGTTCGGGCTCGCCCCCTGGCAGACGATTGCCGTGTGCGGCGTCCTCAACGTCATCTTTGCCGCGCACGCCGGCCTGTGGGGCGTGCTGGTCATCGACATGGTGCAGTTCTTCGTGAAGATGACGGCCGTGGTGGCGGCGGCCTACTTCTCGCTGAAGGCAGTGGCCCAGCACGCGGGGCTCGGCGACAGCGCGCTCGTCGGGCTGCACACGCTCGTCCACACGCTCGGCGGCCAGCAGGTCATCATGCACGGCGCCAGCCCGGTTGCTTCGGCGATCGATGGCACCGGCCAGCCCTATCTCGCGCTCCTCCCGAACTTCTCGACGGGCGAGCTGGCACTGATGATCTTCATCGTGCCGGTCGCGATCGGGTGGTGGGCCAACTGGTACCCGGGATCTGAGCCCGGCGGCGGCAGCTATATCGCCCAGCGCATGCTGGCTTCACGATCGGAGAAGGACGCGCTCGCCGGGACGCTTTTCTTCAATCTCGCGCACTACGTGATCCGGCCGTGGCCGTGGATCATCACCGCGCTCTGTTCGATTCTCGTCTTCCCTGAACTGAAGGATATCCAAGCGGCCTTTCCGAACGCGGATCCCACGCTCATCGGCCACGACAGCGCGTTTTCCGCGATGCTGATGTTCATGCCCGCCGGCTTCGTCGGCCTCATGGTCGGAGGGCTGATCGCGGCCAACTCCTCGACGATCCTGACGCATCTCAACTGGGGATCGTCGTACCTGGTTCACGATTTCTACCGCCGTTTCCTGCGGCCAACCGCCGACGAACGGCACTATGTCGCGGTCGGCCGCCTCTGCACGCTCGTGCTCTACGTCGTCGCGGCCTGCCTGAGCCGGCTGCTCGAGTCGGCGCAGGACGCCTTCGAGGTGCTGATCTCGATCGGCGCCGGCACCGGACTGCTGTACATCCTTCGCTGGTACTGGTGGCGGATCAACGCCTGGTGCGAGGTCGTGGCGATGGTCAGCTCGTTTTCGATCTCGGTGACGTTCTTCTTGATGCGCAAAGCGGGGCATCCGCTGCCATTCGCGGACAGCGTGATCTATTCCGTGGCGTTCACGACCCTGGCATGGCTCGTCACGGCCTTCGTCGGGAGCCAGACCAGCCGCGAGCGTCTCGTCGCGTTCTACCGCCAGGTGCATCCCTCAGGGCCGGGCTGGACGCCGATCCGTATCGCCGCCGGCATTTCCGACGCGGAGGCCGCCGCAACCGAAGACAGCCTCTTCCGCGCGGCGATCGGCTGGATCGCCGGCTGCCTGACGATCTGGTCGGCGCTGTTCGGAATAGGGGAATTGCTCTACGGGCGTTCGCTCCAGGCACTGGGCCTGACCGCCGTCTTCGCGGTCAGCGCGGGGGTGCTGGTCTACACCGTCAACACGCTTTGGACGGACAGCCGGCGGAACGCGAATTTCGATCCTGTTGAAGCGCCCTGA